Genomic segment of Rhodococcus rhodochrous:
CGAGCGGCGACAGATAGCCGGCGCGCGTCATGGCTCGCCCACGCGGCGTGGTGACATCGAGGTCGAGGCCGTATCGGTCGGCTCCGACACAGGTTGCCGCTGTCGCATCCGGGAACCCGCCGAGCTTCCGGGCCATCGCCAGCAGCGCGTCGGCGTGATCGTCGTTGAGATGCGCGATCGCACGAGCCGCCGACGGGGTCACAGGATCCGGCAACGCTTCGGCATAGTCCTCGGCGGTGGCCGAATCCATCCGTCCGTACCCACCGACCCAGCGCACGCGCTGAACCCGAAGAACCCAGAGCGTGAAGTCGCTGAAATCGATGTACACGCGGGCCGCAGGGACAGCTGCCAGGTGTGCTTCGCGCGCGGCGGCCAGTTCCTCACCTTCGGGACGCTCGACGTACCCGGCGAGAGTGATGCGGGTGCCGGCGAGCGGGTCGGACTGCGGGTCGGGCGCGACGATCGCGATGCTCGCGCGTGGGTCGCGCGCAAGATTGCGGCCGTGCTCTGCCATGTGCGACACGCACAACACCGGTGAGCCGCCGACCAGTCCGTACGTCACGAAGGAGGCCCAGGGGTCTCCTTCCTTCGTGAGGGTCGCGAGAGTGCCGGTGTTCGTCGACGCCGCGACCGTCCGCGCTTCCTCGGCGGCAGTGGGTCGGGTCGCGTTGACGATCTCCGCCAACGGCGGCGGCACGGTGGGAGCGTCGCCGGGGTCTCCGTGATCCGAGTTCGTCATTCACGAGACGCTACCGACACGCCGGCTTCCGAGCGAGCCGTCATGGATGGGCATGATGGGCCGCGGCGGAGCGGCAAGCAGAGGACGGGTTCATCGAGTGCACGAGTTGTCCTGCAGCAGTGTCGTGTAGGCGGTAGCGTCCGTGCGCATGAAGCGCTCCGTGCAGGGTGTACTCGCGGCGACGGCATGTGCAGCAACGATGGCGGTGCCCGGGTGGGCGCACGCCACCCCGAGCGAGGGCATCTCAGGAGTCACTCGGGTGGACATCGAGGTGCCACCGCGACTGCTGCCGTTCGTACCGGACGGTGTGCACGCCGTGGCCCGGGAGATCACCATCGAACCGGGCGGTAGCACCGGTTGGCACTATCACGATGGTCCCGTGCTCGGCATCGTGCGGGCCGGCACGTTGACGCATCCCGAAGGAGACTGCGAGCCTGTCGTGTTCGAGACCGGTGATTTCATCAACGAACCCTCGGGTCGGGACCACCTGCACGTGGGCCGGAATCTCGGCGCGGAGCCGGTGATCCTCGACGTGGTGTACCTCGTGCCGATCGGGTCGCCGCTGTTCGAGGATGTTCCGGCGCCCGCCTGCGATTGATGTCGGAGCAGTGGCGGGCTCCTGCCGGTAACAGCTCGAGTCGAGTCGTCGGCGAGAAATGTGAAGTTTTTCATCGGGACGCAGGCGTGCGGCTCCCTCTAGGGTCCGCGGTCGTCTCCCCGCAGAGCGACGATCGACGAATCTCGACGGAACGATCGTCCCTGACGACAGCATCTGCAGGCGTCGGCGTTCGACCGCGATCGGACGGCCGAGGGATCGAATTCCGGTTCGACATCGGGATCGCTTGTGACAGCAGTCTTCCCACTGCTTGCGAAGACTTCTTTCCTGACGGCGATGCTGTGCGCTGATCGCACCCGCGTCACGACAGGTCGAGGGGCCATCGAATCGGTGGCGCGCCGGACTGCGGCGTTGTCGGTCGCGAGCGGACATGGGGTCGACGGTCGGGCGCCCGTCGGGCCGTCGAAGCCTGTCGGCGGAGTTCGAGTTACCGGCGAGTAAATATCGTTCTCGAGTTCTCGCACGTAGCCTGATACCCGATGCAATCCCGCACGCGGAGCATTTCGTGAGGCGGACCGAACCGACGTAGGGAGTCGAGACAAGAATGAGCGCCGACAAGCAGTCGACCATTATCTATACGTTGACCGACGAGGCGCCGTTGCTTGCGACCTACGCCTTCCTGCCGATCGTGCGTACCTTCGCTGGGGCCGCGGGCATCGAGGTCGAGACCAGCGACATCTCGGTGCCTGCGCGGATCCTGGCCGAGTTCCCCGAGCACCT
This window contains:
- a CDS encoding HugZ family protein, with product MTNSDHGDPGDAPTVPPPLAEIVNATRPTAAEEARTVAASTNTGTLATLTKEGDPWASFVTYGLVGGSPVLCVSHMAEHGRNLARDPRASIAIVAPDPQSDPLAGTRITLAGYVERPEGEELAAAREAHLAAVPAARVYIDFSDFTLWVLRVQRVRWVGGYGRMDSATAEDYAEALPDPVTPSAARAIAHLNDDHADALLAMARKLGGFPDATAATCVGADRYGLDLDVTTPRGRAMTRAGYLSPLDSADELRAATVALARAAQSP
- a CDS encoding cupin domain-containing protein, with amino-acid sequence MKRSVQGVLAATACAATMAVPGWAHATPSEGISGVTRVDIEVPPRLLPFVPDGVHAVAREITIEPGGSTGWHYHDGPVLGIVRAGTLTHPEGDCEPVVFETGDFINEPSGRDHLHVGRNLGAEPVILDVVYLVPIGSPLFEDVPAPACD